The genomic window ATTTGTATAAATCCTTGGTCAGATTGTAATTTATACTGGTATTTTCATACATATATTAGTATTTAGTAAATTAACACTATAAAAGTATATGCATTTCATAATATACTAGTATGATATTGTTCAAAATAAGATGTGAGTAAATAAGTTGCCTGCTTGGAAACTTAGATATGTCCGGAAACGGTTTACTTCAACCTTTACTTTGTATATTTGCTATCTTCCGTTTCAGAAGGGGCGTGGCAATCATGTAAACAAAATAATGGAAGACGAGGTTGTTGCGGGAATAGTGTCTTCTCTTAAAGAACTAATTGATGAAGAAGAGCAGTTGATTAGATATAGCAGGGATATTTTGAGAGAGGAGAATGGTTTCTCAGTATTCGTAGAtgacaaaataaagaaattgttcaGTCTTgcgtttgtttacaaaaatatattccaAAAGCATGATGTCAAAACCAAGGAGGAATTTGAACGATTGATCAGAAAATATTTTAGGCATTCAGATGTAAGAGACTTACACGATGAATTAGTTGACACAGAGGAGGAATGGGATTCTATACTTAAAGACCTTGATCAAAGAATGGGGGCTTTGTCTAATGTAAAAGTATTACGTATTGGAGATAAAGCACCGGTTGAAACTGAGCTGGTGGATGCACGCTCAGGACAATCTACCACAATAGAACAGTTCTTACCAGGAGGAAAACATATAGTTCTTGTTTTACTAAGACATTTCGCGTGATTACCGTGACGAAATCACGTTGCACAACTTGAAGAATCCATAGATGACATTCAAAAAGCAAACGGATCAGTAATTCTTATTTCATTTGGACTAAAAGAAGGTGCGGAAAAGTGGTTAGAAGAAACAAAGTCGAGTTTCCCGATGCTTTTGGATACTGAAAGACGAATTTATTTAGCATTTGGTCTTCCAAGATCTGTTGCAAAAGTGTGGGGAGTTGGCAGTATGGTATATTATGCCGAGAAGATGACACATGGCATACCACTACCAAAACCTTATGAGAACATCCATGACGATGCAATTCAGATGGGAGGCGATTTCATTATTAATAAAAATGGAGATGTCACCTTTTTGTATTGCAGCCAAACCTCGAGCGACAGACCATTAATTCCGACCGTACTTGAAGCTATTCAAGGTTGTGAGAAATAAATTTGACAAGAACTAATTGCTGGAACTACATAAAGTATGTGATTTTAGACAGGAAAGTGTATGATAGTTATAGCTGAAAACAAAGAATGTTGGCTGTAGCTGGATCGAACTTTTTGTCATCACATGctaaattttagtattttgttgcgtttatcattttcaaaattatgttagttaatttataaatagtaTATGTAGCAGtcaatgggttttttttattgaaaatttccaATAGTACCGACACACTTGTGCAGTTAGACTTTATACTAAACGGAACATGACAAAACAGTATAAATTGCGTCGTATCCTTTTTATGTATTAATTTGTTTCAATCTCCTTTTGTTTTATGACAGCCAATGATTTGTCCTTAAAAATATAAATCCATACAGAAAAAGATCATTTGAAGGGAGAGGATAAAAGAGACAATTATTTAGCCCTGTGAATTACTAAAAGCGTTAAATTCCGTATTTTCACTCTTGGCAACATGATAAAAAGGAGATATACAATATATTACACAAATTCAACAAGGAACAAAATCCGATACACTGGCCTGAAAATGCTGCGAAAATATCTTAACCCTTCAAAATTAGTGGCGATAAACTAGGATAATTCCAAGTGGAAGACCGTAATGCCGCAAGTCTCCGAACTAGGTCCATGTATACTGTTTGTCTtgtatatgtaaatgttttatcaCAAGAGACGGTAAACTTAGAAACCGTTTTATTGGCCGACGATACAAATAGTTTAGGATCTAAAGCGAAGAGCAGTAGACATTAATAACTATTGGGTAACAGTATTAGTAAGATTTAAGAAGAACATAATATAGGAGTAGTAATTACTGCAAAGGTATCATTCCAAACTCCATACGTTAAAAGAGTAAATAAGAAATACCAGAAGTCTATTACTAAAGAACTCTAGTAATGGACTTCTGGAAATACTCAGTACAGGCAGTCATAATTTAAAAGAGCCGTTAAATACTTAAACAGGTAAAGCTTTCCTGTCATATGTAAAATATAAGTGACTCAACCAGCTCAGTCTGCAGTTCAAATACTagtacaaaatatttataaatgtcttaatatataaaaaaactgcAATAAAGCTGAAATAAATCTACTATGAACGATTAAATAATCCATCAGCATTAGCCTAATCGAGGACAAGGGGAAACAAGATCGAGACATATTATGCATTTATTTAgtttaaataaactataaaagTACAGAAAACATGAATATCTAATGTATGTCGACTACAAAGTCTTATATAAACGGAAGACAAGATATCAGTATTGTTAGAATTATTATAATTGAGTCTGATGAGGAGGAACTTTTACCAGATAATTGAGTCTGATGAAGAGGAACCTTTACcagataaaaagaaaagtaagtaAAGTAGagggggtgctcattttcgccataacTAGTAAGTAAGAATGTGCCAATATATAAACAACATAATAAGATGGAAACTGATTAACAATACATTTGCAATATAGGAAAGGAAAATTGCTCAATTGATAATATTGTTTGGTAAGAATAATTCCAAATGACGTATTCTATCTCGGGTTAAGAAAGGAGACCGGTCACTATTTATGTAGGCCTATTAAGAGTGAGTATACGTGGTTGaattatttaatttgtataaatGGTATATACATAGTTAAGATCTGACTTGCATGATAAAAAAGGAAACATGTCTGCAGGTATGGTTGTGTAAATATATTAATTTGAGGTTTGCTTGATTGTTATAAAGTTAAACCATAGATTTTGATTCAAAACAGTAAAAGAATAATTGCAGCAGCAGTAGAAACAGTTTGTCTACATTGAAGTATCAACCAGTTGACTCTATCTCTCATACGAACATGACTAAGACATTCTAGGCCAACAAAACTTAAATGATGACCTAATATATTTATCTTTGTAAGTTTAAACCAAGTTTAACCCATatgtttaggcagcaaccatttgattttctggggggcggggggctatggtttttttttctggacaaattttttttttcgcctgcggcgaaaaacaatctatttttttcgcgacaagtcgaaaacaatttttttctttcaattttagcattacatatagtggcagctgagggtgaaacaaataatttttttttctcagaatcaaaaacaaattatttttttctccaaaaactggaaacaaactttttttttcaaaaaaaaaacatagccccccccccctccccacagaaaatcaaatggttgctgccttaccaaCTCTAGAAAGTAACAGTCGTTTCCAATACATGACGCTGGTTGGAAATGTTCAATTTAGTCCATGTTTATAGACTTCTCTTTTTTGAATTTGCCTTGCAGTTCGATATTTGCCGCGCTTACTTTTCAAGTCTTCTTTCTTATTTATGTTctagaccgtatgagtatttggaccatacgcgtacggtctggaccgtatgcgtactttttcaaaatac from Mytilus galloprovincialis chromosome 5, xbMytGall1.hap1.1, whole genome shotgun sequence includes these protein-coding regions:
- the LOC143075204 gene encoding uncharacterized protein LOC143075204; amino-acid sequence: MEDEVVAGIVSSLKELIDEEEQLIRYSRDILREENGFSVFVDDKIKKLFSLAFVYKNIFQKHDVKTKEEFERLIRKYFRHSDVRDLHDELVDTEEEWDSILKDLDQRMGALSNVKVLRIGDKAPVETELVDARSGQSTTIEQFLPGGKHIVLVLLRHFAULPURNHVAQLEESIDDIQKANGSVILISFGLKEGAEKWLEETKSSFPMLLDTERRIYLAFGLPRSVAKVWGVGSMVYYAEKMTHGIPLPKPYENIHDDAIQMGGDFIINKNGDVTFLYCSQTSSDRPLIPTVLEAIQGCEK